In Denitratisoma sp. DHT3, one DNA window encodes the following:
- the infA gene encoding translation initiation factor IF-1 — translation MAKEELIEMNGVVDEVLPDSRFRVTLENGHSLVAYTAGKMRKHHIRILAGDKVSLEVSPYDLSKGRITFRHIEGRTPGAPTRRRH, via the coding sequence ATGGCCAAGGAAGAACTGATTGAGATGAATGGCGTGGTCGATGAGGTGCTGCCGGATTCCCGTTTCCGCGTCACGCTCGAAAATGGCCACAGCCTGGTGGCCTACACCGCGGGCAAGATGCGCAAGCACCATATCCGCATCCTCGCCGGCGACAAGGTTTCCCTGGAGGTTTCGCCCTACGACCTGAGCAAGGGGCGCATCACATTCCGTCATATCGAGGGCCGCACACCCGGCGCGCCGACACGGCGTCGGCACTGA
- a CDS encoding Smr/MutS family protein, producing MKQRSRASPSGTAARRQAGTPAAAEVELFRSAVADAVPLVSDRVHHEPPPPPAIPRQRQRDEAAALVETLHGPPLLDLHLEGGDEAAWLQPGLPAGVLRDLRRGRWVVQGHLDLHGHNRDEARLAIAAFLEESRRCGRRCLRIVHGKGLGSPGREPVLKKLTLGWLGQRREVLAFCQARAAEGGAGAVIVLLAAP from the coding sequence ATGAAACAGCGTTCTCGCGCATCCCCGTCCGGAACCGCCGCCCGGCGCCAGGCCGGGACGCCCGCCGCCGCCGAAGTCGAGTTGTTCCGCTCGGCCGTGGCGGACGCCGTGCCCCTGGTCTCCGACCGGGTGCACCATGAGCCGCCGCCCCCGCCGGCCATTCCCCGCCAGCGCCAGCGCGACGAGGCGGCGGCGCTGGTCGAAACCCTGCACGGCCCACCCCTGCTCGACCTCCACCTGGAAGGCGGCGACGAAGCCGCCTGGCTGCAGCCGGGCCTGCCCGCCGGCGTGCTGCGCGACCTGCGCCGCGGCCGCTGGGTGGTGCAGGGCCACCTCGACCTGCACGGCCACAACCGGGACGAGGCGCGCCTGGCGATCGCCGCCTTCCTCGAGGAGTCGCGGCGCTGCGGCCGGCGCTGCCTGCGCATCGTGCATGGCAAGGGCCTGGGCTCCCCGGGCCGGGAGCCGGTGCTGAAGAAGCTGACCCTGGGCTGGCTCGGCCAGCGCCGGGAGGTGCTGGCCTTTTGCCAGGCCCGTGCCGCGGAAGGCGGCGCCGGCGCGGTGATCGTGCTGCTCGCCGCGCCGTGA
- a CDS encoding cold-shock protein: MATGTVKWFNDSKGFGFITPENGGDDLFAHFSAIQGQGFKTLAEGQRVTFDVTTGPKGQQASNIRPAD, translated from the coding sequence ATGGCAACAGGTACCGTGAAGTGGTTCAACGATTCCAAGGGTTTTGGTTTCATCACCCCCGAAAATGGCGGTGACGATCTCTTCGCCCATTTCTCCGCGATCCAGGGTCAGGGCTTCAAGACCCTGGCCGAAGGTCAGCGCGTCACTTTCGACGTCACCACCGGCCCCAAGGGCCAGCAGGCGTCGAACATTCGTCCCGCTGACTGA
- a CDS encoding class I SAM-dependent methyltransferase: protein MPGYEVKFQQVAVAGGADLEIRSLLDRQQYADPFGIAEAAGISPACWSLFGQVWPSAQKLADLMQVWEFGSHRVLEIGCGLGLPSLVIHRRGGNITASDCHPLAEAFLLANLGLNRLSGLQYRIGNWGRQAPAMGEFDLIIGSDVLYERSHPEQLAAFLQLHAAPSAEVLIVDPNRSNRRAFHRAMAALGFDLTETLLDAPLDDGSPYRGRLLHYRREAAEGAAAGARHPTV, encoded by the coding sequence ATGCCTGGTTATGAAGTGAAGTTCCAGCAGGTGGCGGTGGCCGGCGGGGCTGATTTGGAAATCCGCTCCCTGCTGGATCGTCAGCAATACGCCGACCCCTTCGGTATCGCCGAAGCGGCCGGTATCTCCCCGGCCTGCTGGTCCCTGTTCGGCCAAGTCTGGCCCTCGGCGCAAAAACTTGCCGACCTGATGCAGGTCTGGGAGTTCGGCTCGCACCGGGTGCTGGAAATCGGTTGCGGCCTGGGGTTGCCCAGCCTTGTGATCCATCGCCGCGGCGGGAACATCACCGCCAGCGACTGCCACCCCTTGGCAGAAGCATTCCTGCTGGCCAACCTGGGACTCAATCGACTCTCCGGCCTGCAATACCGGATCGGCAATTGGGGGCGGCAGGCCCCGGCCATGGGGGAGTTCGATCTGATCATCGGCAGCGATGTACTCTACGAACGCAGCCATCCGGAACAACTGGCGGCGTTCCTGCAATTGCATGCGGCCCCCAGCGCCGAAGTGTTGATCGTCGATCCGAACCGCAGCAACCGCCGGGCCTTCCACCGGGCCATGGCGGCGCTGGGTTTTGACCTGACGGAGACCCTGCTGGATGCGCCCCTCGATGACGGCAGCCCCTATCGGGGCCGCCTGCTGCACTATCGGCGCGAAGCCGCCGAGGGTGCGGCTGCGGGGGCAAGGCACCCGACGGTTTAG
- the trxB gene encoding thioredoxin-disulfide reductase encodes MSAPVRHIPLLILGSGPAGYTAAVYAARANLNPVLITGLAQGGQLMTTTEVDNWPADADGVQGPELMSRFEKHAARFNTEMIFDHIHTARLTEKPMRLVGDAGEYTCDALIIATGASAQYLGLPSEDAFAGKGVSACATCDGFFYKNQPVAVVGGGNTAVEEALYLANIASHVTVVHRRDKFRAEKIIQDKLFEKEKAGKVTIKWNSTLDEVLGDKSGVTGMRIKNVRSGASEDIALQGVFIAIGHKPNTDIFAGQLEMDGGYIVTKGGRDGDATATSIPGVFAAGDVQDHIYRQAITSAATGCQAALDAERYLDNLG; translated from the coding sequence ATGAGCGCCCCCGTCCGTCATATCCCCCTGCTGATCCTCGGCTCCGGCCCCGCCGGCTACACCGCCGCCGTCTATGCCGCCCGTGCCAACCTGAACCCGGTGCTGATCACCGGCCTGGCCCAGGGCGGACAACTGATGACCACCACCGAGGTGGACAACTGGCCCGCCGATGCCGACGGCGTCCAGGGCCCGGAACTGATGTCCCGCTTCGAGAAGCACGCGGCCCGCTTCAACACCGAGATGATCTTCGACCACATCCACACCGCCCGCCTGACCGAGAAGCCGATGCGCCTGGTCGGCGATGCCGGCGAATACACCTGCGACGCCCTGATCATCGCCACCGGCGCCTCGGCCCAGTACCTGGGCCTGCCCTCGGAAGACGCCTTCGCCGGCAAGGGCGTCTCCGCCTGCGCCACCTGCGACGGTTTCTTCTACAAGAACCAGCCGGTGGCGGTGGTGGGCGGCGGCAACACCGCCGTCGAGGAGGCCCTGTACCTGGCCAACATCGCCAGCCACGTCACCGTGGTGCATCGCCGCGACAAGTTCCGCGCCGAGAAGATCATCCAGGACAAGCTGTTCGAGAAGGAAAAGGCCGGCAAGGTCACCATCAAGTGGAACTCCACGCTGGACGAGGTGCTGGGCGACAAGAGCGGCGTCACCGGGATGCGCATCAAGAACGTACGGTCCGGGGCCAGCGAAGACATCGCGTTGCAGGGCGTGTTCATCGCCATCGGCCACAAGCCCAATACCGACATCTTCGCCGGCCAACTGGAAATGGACGGCGGCTACATCGTCACCAAGGGCGGCCGCGACGGCGACGCCACGGCCACCAGCATTCCCGGCGTGTTCGCCGCCGGCGACGTGCAGGACCATATTTACCGCCAGGCCATCACCTCCGCCGCCACCGGCTGCCAGGCGGCCCTGGACGCCGAACGCTATCTGGACAACCTGGGCTGA
- the mnmC gene encoding bifunctional tRNA (5-methylaminomethyl-2-thiouridine)(34)-methyltransferase MnmD/FAD-dependent 5-carboxymethylaminomethyl-2-thiouridine(34) oxidoreductase MnmC, with product MPPIEPATLTFTEQGVPYSPGYDDIYHASAGGLEQARHVFLAGNDLPRRWQERERFVILETGFGQGLNFLATWAAWKADGRRCGRLHFLSVEKHPFRREDLARLHRNYPELAPLAAQLRDQWPELTAGFHRLEFEGGRVVLTLALGDALEAIPQFVAEPDALYLDGFAPAKNAALWSPRLLAEIGLLCRPGTTLATWAVAGAVRQALNQAGFALEKRPGFAHKREMLVGRYGCNDAEETLAAPVAAQRAPQRQAIVVGAGLAGSLCAEALTRRGWTVDLFERHGAPAEETSGNRTAVMLPMLSLDDNRASRLNRACYLHALRQVAQWQAAGAAIEGEACGVLQIARDAAHRRKQQEILERCGFPASYVRFVEQDEASLLAGMRVSDGGWWFGGGAWWNPPSLCRAALELAGPRLRRHFGTAVAAIEALADGGWRVLDATGRTLSSAPHLVLASAHDLLRLPQSAHLPLFRFRGQVSHLPAPPPQALRAVVCREGYVSPARDGLLCVGASFQRNGEAALTRADQEANRTRLSSMLPDYVPAAPLEDWGGRVGFRPVSPDKLPMLGLLHRPEARPQGRDLSAVERWPGLHVASGYGARGLVWSVLMGELLTSQIEGEPLPLEAQLAATVDPARFLLRQKFETGGDAG from the coding sequence ATGCCTCCCATCGAGCCCGCGACCCTCACCTTCACCGAGCAGGGCGTCCCCTATTCGCCCGGCTACGACGACATCTACCACGCCAGCGCCGGCGGGCTGGAACAGGCGCGCCACGTGTTCCTCGCCGGCAACGACCTGCCGCGGCGCTGGCAGGAGCGGGAACGTTTCGTCATCCTGGAAACGGGCTTCGGCCAGGGGCTGAACTTCCTCGCCACCTGGGCGGCCTGGAAGGCGGACGGCCGGCGCTGCGGGCGGCTGCACTTCCTCTCCGTGGAAAAGCACCCCTTCCGGCGCGAGGATCTGGCGCGGCTGCACCGCAACTATCCCGAACTGGCGCCGCTGGCGGCGCAGTTGCGCGACCAGTGGCCGGAACTCACGGCGGGCTTCCACCGCCTCGAATTCGAGGGCGGCCGGGTGGTGCTGACCCTGGCCCTGGGCGACGCCCTGGAAGCCATCCCCCAGTTCGTCGCCGAGCCCGACGCCCTGTATCTGGACGGCTTTGCGCCGGCCAAGAACGCCGCTCTCTGGTCGCCCCGGCTGCTGGCGGAAATCGGCCTGCTCTGCCGCCCCGGCACGACGCTCGCCACCTGGGCGGTGGCCGGCGCGGTGCGCCAGGCATTGAACCAGGCCGGCTTCGCCCTGGAGAAGCGTCCCGGCTTCGCGCACAAGCGGGAAATGCTGGTGGGCCGCTACGGTTGCAATGATGCCGAGGAGACGCTGGCGGCGCCCGTTGCGGCACAGCGGGCGCCGCAACGGCAGGCCATCGTGGTCGGCGCCGGGCTTGCCGGCAGTCTTTGCGCCGAGGCGCTGACGCGGCGCGGCTGGACGGTGGATCTGTTCGAGCGCCACGGCGCGCCGGCCGAGGAAACCTCCGGCAACCGCACGGCGGTGATGCTGCCGATGCTGTCCCTCGACGACAACCGCGCCTCGCGTCTCAACCGCGCCTGCTACCTCCACGCCCTGAGGCAGGTGGCCCAGTGGCAAGCGGCCGGCGCGGCCATCGAGGGCGAGGCGTGCGGCGTGCTGCAAATCGCCCGCGACGCGGCCCATCGCCGCAAGCAGCAGGAAATCCTGGAGCGTTGCGGCTTTCCCGCGAGCTACGTGCGCTTCGTCGAACAGGACGAGGCGTCGCTGCTGGCCGGAATGCGGGTCAGCGACGGCGGCTGGTGGTTCGGCGGCGGCGCCTGGTGGAATCCGCCCAGCCTGTGCCGGGCGGCCCTGGAACTGGCCGGCCCGCGGCTGCGGCGCCATTTCGGCACGGCGGTGGCGGCCATCGAAGCGCTGGCCGATGGCGGCTGGCGCGTGCTGGACGCCACCGGCCGCACCCTGTCCAGCGCCCCCCACCTGGTACTGGCCAGCGCCCACGACCTGCTGCGCCTGCCGCAGAGCGCCCATCTGCCCCTGTTCCGCTTCCGCGGCCAGGTCAGCCACCTGCCGGCCCCGCCGCCGCAGGCCCTGCGCGCCGTGGTCTGCCGGGAAGGCTATGTCTCGCCGGCGCGGGACGGCCTGCTCTGCGTCGGCGCCAGCTTCCAGCGGAACGGGGAGGCGGCGCTGACCCGGGCCGACCAGGAAGCCAACCGGACCCGGCTGTCGAGCATGCTGCCCGACTACGTTCCCGCCGCGCCGCTGGAGGACTGGGGCGGCCGGGTCGGCTTCCGCCCGGTATCGCCGGACAAGCTGCCGATGCTGGGCCTGCTGCATCGGCCGGAGGCCCGCCCCCAGGGCCGGGATCTTTCCGCCGTGGAGCGCTGGCCCGGACTCCACGTCGCCAGCGGCTACGGCGCGCGCGGCCTGGTGTGGTCGGTGCTGATGGGGGAATTGCTGACCAGCCAGATCGAAGGCGAGCCGCTGCCGCTCGAAGCCCAGCTCGCCGCCACCGTGGACCCGGCCCGCTTTCTGTTGCGGCAGAAGTTCGAAACGGGCGGCGACGCAGGCTAA
- a CDS encoding Crp/Fnr family transcriptional regulator, with the protein MSGVSHTVLRSLPIFESIDEERLESIARAASLSNIPRGSVVMQEGDHSDNVYFVINGALKVSVSDEEGREVILTILERGEIFGEMGVVDDHPRSANVMAIQASDLLVISKADFHDCLSDNFDVALFIMRALANRLRQADRKIESLALMDVYGRVARLLLDLAEERDGCLRVVRRITKQDIAKMIGASREMVSRVMKDLQQRGLIDEEVGGQILLREQLSQPLGAERMTG; encoded by the coding sequence ATGTCCGGTGTTTCCCATACTGTCCTGCGTTCCCTGCCGATTTTCGAATCCATCGACGAGGAACGTCTGGAATCGATCGCCCGCGCCGCCTCCCTGAGCAACATTCCGCGTGGAAGCGTGGTGATGCAAGAAGGAGATCACTCCGATAACGTGTATTTCGTGATCAATGGCGCCCTCAAGGTTTCGGTCTCCGACGAGGAAGGGCGGGAGGTGATTCTCACCATCCTCGAGCGCGGCGAGATCTTCGGGGAAATGGGGGTGGTGGACGACCATCCGCGCTCCGCCAACGTGATGGCCATCCAGGCCAGCGATCTGCTGGTGATCTCCAAGGCCGATTTCCATGATTGCCTGAGCGACAATTTCGACGTTGCCCTGTTCATCATGCGCGCGCTGGCCAATCGCCTGCGCCAGGCCGACCGCAAGATCGAGAGCCTGGCGCTGATGGATGTCTATGGCCGCGTGGCGCGCCTGCTGCTCGACCTGGCCGAGGAGCGGGACGGCTGCCTGCGGGTGGTCCGGCGCATCACCAAGCAGGATATCGCCAAGATGATCGGCGCGTCCCGCGAGATGGTGAGCCGGGTCATGAAGGACCTGCAGCAGCGCGGCCTGATCGACGAGGAGGTGGGCGGCCAGATCCTGCTGCGCGAGCAGCTCAGCCAGCCGCTCGGCGCCGAGCGAATGACCGGATAA
- a CDS encoding four-helix bundle copper-binding protein, which produces MNRRQLLQGGGTLTLAAVAGLATAATQASAPEMHDHHHDHHHHGAGADYRALAHSATHCVMLGEACIDHCLDLLAQGDKSLAACAKSVEQLLAICNALRQMATYKSAHVPRLAKLAMDVCKECETECNKHKEHQACRDCAQACAECHQECAKVAA; this is translated from the coding sequence ATGAATCGTCGACAACTACTCCAGGGCGGCGGCACCCTGACGCTCGCCGCCGTCGCGGGTCTTGCCACGGCGGCTACTCAGGCCTCGGCCCCGGAAATGCACGACCATCACCATGACCACCATCACCATGGCGCCGGTGCGGACTACCGTGCGCTGGCCCACTCCGCCACCCATTGCGTGATGCTGGGCGAAGCCTGCATCGATCATTGCCTGGACCTGCTGGCCCAGGGCGACAAGAGCCTGGCGGCCTGCGCCAAATCGGTGGAGCAATTGCTGGCGATCTGCAACGCCCTGCGGCAGATGGCCACCTACAAATCGGCCCACGTGCCGCGCCTGGCCAAACTGGCGATGGACGTCTGCAAGGAATGCGAGACCGAGTGCAACAAGCACAAGGAACACCAGGCCTGCCGCGACTGCGCCCAAGCCTGCGCCGAGTGCCACCAGGAGTGCGCCAAGGTCGCTGCTTGA
- a CDS encoding DNA translocase FtsK produces the protein MAVSNTLRRAEPRPLPEKLVGLVNEARWLLLAAGGLYIGLVLWGFERTDPGWSHAAAAGPVANPGGRLGAWLSDLLFYLFGVSAWWWVVFLLLTVAWGYRRLEGLAVGDRRPLLIAASGFVLLMAASCGIEAMRYWSLTTPLPFRPGGLLGYEVALQAQRFLGFNGGTLILLALAAAGFSVFTGLSWLRLAERIGTLLEVCWFGAGRVLQTWQDRRYGRVVAEKREAVVEVQRKKAEENPPAPVKIEAVELEVPVAPKAAARAEKERQAPMFFDAPGEALPPLHLLDDPSHNPDDLPAADTLEFTSRLIERKLADFGVEVKVLSALPGPVVTRYEIEPATGIKGSQIVNLAKDLARSLSLVSVRVVETVPGKSCMALELPNSKRQTVRLKEIVGSKAYHGLHSPLAVALGKDISGLPVVVDLAKMPHLLVAGTTGSGKSVGINAMILSLVYKSEPKDVRMIMVDPKMLELSIYEGIPHLLAPVVTDMNKAANALHWCVGEMERRYKLMSTLGVRNLAGFNAKIRDAEKAGERIPDPFALPGDPEAGAPSLTTLPYIVVVIDELADLMMVVGKKVEELIARLAQKARAAGIHLVLATQRPSVDVITGLIKANIPTRIAFQVSSKIDSRTILDQMGAEALLGQGDMLYLAPGTGLPTRVHGAFVADDEVHRVVEHLRKVGAPDYIEDILSAPATEGEGAGGEASGDAEADPMYDQAVEVVLKTRRPSISLVQRHLRIGYNRAARLIEAMEHAGLVSPMNAAGGREVLVPEKAE, from the coding sequence ATGGCTGTCTCCAATACCTTGCGTCGGGCGGAACCGCGGCCCCTGCCCGAGAAACTGGTCGGGCTCGTCAATGAAGCGCGCTGGCTGCTGCTGGCGGCCGGCGGCTTGTACATCGGCCTGGTGCTCTGGGGGTTCGAGCGCACCGATCCCGGCTGGTCCCACGCGGCGGCGGCGGGGCCGGTCGCCAATCCCGGCGGACGCCTGGGCGCCTGGCTGTCCGACCTGCTGTTCTACCTGTTCGGCGTTTCCGCCTGGTGGTGGGTGGTCTTCCTGCTGCTGACGGTGGCCTGGGGCTATCGGCGTCTGGAGGGCCTGGCGGTGGGGGACCGGCGGCCGTTGCTGATCGCGGCCAGCGGCTTCGTCCTGTTGATGGCGGCCAGTTGCGGGATCGAGGCGATGCGCTACTGGAGCCTGACGACGCCCCTGCCTTTCCGCCCCGGCGGCTTGCTGGGATACGAGGTCGCCCTCCAGGCCCAGCGTTTCCTGGGGTTCAACGGCGGCACCCTGATTCTGCTGGCCCTGGCGGCGGCCGGCTTCAGCGTGTTTACCGGACTGTCCTGGCTGCGTCTGGCCGAGCGCATCGGCACGTTGCTGGAAGTCTGCTGGTTCGGCGCCGGCCGCGTGCTGCAAACTTGGCAGGACCGGCGCTACGGCAGGGTGGTGGCCGAAAAGCGCGAGGCCGTGGTCGAGGTGCAGCGCAAGAAGGCGGAGGAGAATCCGCCGGCGCCGGTCAAGATCGAGGCCGTCGAACTGGAAGTGCCGGTGGCGCCCAAGGCCGCGGCCCGGGCCGAGAAGGAGCGCCAGGCGCCGATGTTCTTCGACGCGCCGGGCGAGGCGCTGCCGCCCCTGCATCTGCTGGACGATCCCTCGCACAATCCGGACGACCTGCCCGCCGCCGACACCCTGGAATTCACCTCGCGCCTGATCGAGCGCAAGCTGGCCGACTTCGGCGTCGAGGTGAAAGTGCTCTCCGCCCTGCCGGGTCCGGTCGTCACCCGTTACGAAATCGAGCCCGCCACCGGTATCAAGGGCAGCCAGATCGTCAATCTGGCCAAGGATCTGGCCCGCTCCCTGTCGCTGGTCAGCGTGCGGGTGGTGGAAACCGTGCCGGGCAAGTCCTGCATGGCGCTGGAACTGCCCAATTCCAAGCGCCAGACGGTGCGCCTGAAGGAGATCGTCGGCTCCAAGGCCTACCACGGCCTGCACTCCCCGCTGGCGGTGGCCCTGGGCAAGGACATCTCCGGGCTGCCCGTGGTGGTCGACCTGGCCAAGATGCCCCACCTGCTGGTGGCCGGCACCACCGGCTCGGGCAAATCGGTGGGGATCAACGCGATGATCCTGTCCCTGGTCTACAAGTCCGAGCCCAAGGACGTGCGCATGATCATGGTGGACCCGAAGATGCTGGAGCTTTCGATCTACGAGGGCATTCCCCATCTGCTGGCGCCGGTGGTCACCGACATGAACAAGGCCGCCAACGCGCTGCACTGGTGCGTGGGCGAGATGGAGCGGCGCTACAAGCTGATGTCGACCCTGGGGGTGCGCAACCTGGCCGGCTTCAACGCCAAGATCCGCGATGCGGAGAAGGCCGGCGAGCGCATCCCCGACCCCTTCGCCCTGCCCGGCGATCCGGAGGCCGGCGCGCCGTCGCTGACCACGCTGCCCTACATCGTCGTGGTGATCGACGAACTGGCCGACCTGATGATGGTGGTGGGCAAGAAGGTCGAGGAACTGATCGCCCGCCTGGCGCAGAAGGCCCGCGCCGCCGGCATCCATCTGGTGCTGGCCACCCAGCGCCCGAGCGTGGATGTGATCACCGGCCTGATCAAGGCCAACATCCCGACCCGCATCGCCTTCCAGGTCAGCAGCAAGATCGACTCCCGCACCATTCTCGACCAGATGGGCGCCGAGGCGCTGCTGGGCCAGGGCGACATGCTCTACCTGGCGCCCGGCACCGGCCTGCCGACCCGGGTCCATGGCGCCTTCGTCGCCGACGACGAGGTGCATCGGGTGGTCGAGCACCTGCGCAAGGTGGGCGCCCCGGACTACATCGAGGACATCCTCAGCGCGCCGGCGACGGAAGGCGAGGGCGCGGGCGGCGAGGCCAGCGGCGACGCCGAGGCCGACCCGATGTACGACCAGGCCGTGGAAGTGGTGCTGAAGACCCGCCGTCCGTCGATCTCCCTGGTGCAGCGCCACCTGCGCATCGGCTACAACCGCGCCGCGCGCCTGATCGAGGCGATGGAGCATGCCGGGCTGGTCTCGCCGATGAATGCGGCGGGCGGCCGCGAAGTGCTGGTGCCGGAGAAGGCGGAATGA
- a CDS encoding NADH:flavin oxidoreductase produces MNTPPSPFDPLQLGPITLRNRFIKSGANEGMVVDGAPSKALVKHHRDLAAGGVGMTTAAYGAVSEIGRTLPNQVWIRPEIIPDLKALADAVHAEGGRMSYQLTHGGLFVTGIKVKGRLMSACSGFNKAGVLSGNWWSRAMDEDDMAQVIEEFATAARICREAGLDAVELHMGHGYLLNQFLSPFNNKRRDQYGGSAENRARFPAAVLAGVKAAVGKDMAVLAKINVSDGVKGGATVEDAIVTARVLERAGADMLVLSGGRNVESGAFMFGSNLNVEEMEKVLGKKASMAFKLAQFGAPKVTFKEMYFLDYSRQIRAAVKVPLGYLGGAKSLANAETAMRDGFEAVVMARALIHDTGLVNKFKSGELTQSGCTNCNRCVPYIYHPAGTWCVMTPPNDPALNRSRAAA; encoded by the coding sequence ATGAACACACCGCCTTCCCCCTTCGATCCCCTGCAACTGGGGCCGATCACCCTGCGCAACCGCTTCATCAAGTCCGGCGCCAACGAGGGCATGGTGGTCGACGGCGCCCCCAGCAAGGCCCTGGTCAAGCATCACCGGGACCTGGCGGCCGGCGGCGTGGGCATGACCACCGCCGCCTACGGCGCGGTCTCCGAGATCGGACGCACCCTGCCCAACCAGGTGTGGATCCGGCCCGAGATCATCCCCGACCTGAAGGCGCTGGCCGACGCCGTCCATGCCGAGGGCGGCAGGATGTCCTATCAGCTCACCCACGGCGGCCTGTTCGTCACCGGCATCAAGGTCAAGGGCCGGCTGATGAGCGCGTGCAGCGGCTTCAACAAGGCGGGCGTGCTCTCCGGCAACTGGTGGAGCCGCGCCATGGACGAGGACGACATGGCCCAGGTGATCGAGGAATTCGCCACCGCCGCCCGAATCTGCCGCGAGGCCGGGCTGGACGCCGTGGAACTGCACATGGGCCACGGCTACCTGTTGAACCAGTTCCTATCCCCCTTCAACAACAAGCGCCGCGACCAGTACGGCGGCAGCGCCGAGAACCGCGCCCGCTTTCCGGCGGCGGTGCTGGCCGGCGTCAAGGCCGCGGTCGGCAAGGACATGGCGGTGCTGGCCAAGATCAACGTCTCCGACGGCGTGAAGGGCGGCGCCACGGTGGAGGACGCCATCGTCACCGCCCGCGTGCTGGAGCGGGCCGGCGCCGACATGCTGGTGCTCTCCGGCGGGCGCAACGTGGAGTCCGGCGCCTTCATGTTCGGCAGCAACCTCAACGTCGAGGAAATGGAGAAGGTGCTGGGCAAGAAGGCCAGCATGGCCTTCAAACTCGCCCAGTTCGGCGCCCCCAAGGTCACCTTCAAGGAAATGTATTTCCTCGACTACTCGCGCCAGATCCGCGCCGCGGTGAAGGTGCCGCTGGGCTACCTGGGCGGCGCCAAGTCCCTGGCCAACGCCGAGACCGCGATGCGGGACGGCTTCGAGGCGGTGGTGATGGCCCGCGCCCTGATCCACGACACCGGCCTGGTCAACAAGTTCAAGAGCGGGGAACTGACCCAGTCCGGCTGCACCAACTGCAACCGCTGCGTGCCCTACATCTACCACCCGGCCGGCACCTGGTGCGTGATGACCCCGCCCAACGACCCGGCCCTGAACCGGAGTCGAGCCGCCGCCTGA
- the lolA gene encoding outer membrane lipoprotein chaperone LolA — translation MRIRLLLLSLFGALPLAAAASGLDQLHAFLRETRAAQGAFSQSVIGKAGKKPKQSSGSFLIQRPGKFRWSYDKPYPQLLVSDGERLWSFDPDLNQVVIKKVGQALGASPAALLAGESLERNFELREGAANGQGQEPGLEFVEATPRAQDASFQKVRIGLKDRLPRTMEIQDNFGQTTVLRFSRFEPNPPVAAAQFRFTPPKGADVVGE, via the coding sequence ATGCGCATCCGGCTTTTGCTTTTGTCCCTCTTCGGCGCCCTGCCACTGGCGGCAGCCGCCTCCGGCCTCGACCAGCTGCACGCCTTCCTGCGCGAGACGCGGGCGGCGCAGGGCGCTTTCAGCCAGTCGGTGATCGGCAAGGCCGGCAAGAAGCCCAAGCAGTCCTCCGGCAGTTTCCTGATCCAGCGGCCGGGCAAGTTCCGCTGGTCCTACGACAAGCCCTATCCCCAGCTCCTGGTCAGCGACGGCGAGCGGCTCTGGAGTTTCGATCCGGACCTGAACCAGGTCGTGATCAAGAAAGTCGGCCAGGCCCTGGGCGCGAGTCCCGCCGCGCTCCTGGCGGGCGAGTCGCTGGAAAGGAATTTCGAGCTGCGCGAAGGCGCCGCCAATGGACAGGGCCAGGAACCCGGCCTGGAGTTCGTCGAAGCCACGCCCCGCGCCCAGGACGCCAGTTTCCAGAAAGTGCGCATCGGCTTGAAGGACAGGTTGCCGCGGACGATGGAAATCCAGGACAACTTCGGCCAGACCACGGTGCTGCGCTTTTCCCGCTTCGAGCCCAACCCGCCCGTCGCCGCCGCCCAGTTCCGCTTTACGCCGCCCAAGGGCGCGGACGTGGTGGGCGAGTGA